One Solibacillus sp. R5-41 DNA segment encodes these proteins:
- a CDS encoding DNA topoisomerase III, with protein sequence MAKSVVIAEKPSVARDIANVLKCTKKGNGFLEGDKYIVTWALGHLVTLADPETYDVKYKTWNLEDLPMLPERMKLVVMKQTGKQYNAVKAQLTRNDVNEIIVATDAGREGELVARWIIEKANVKKPIKRLWISSVTDKAIKDGFANLKPGKNYENLYAAAVARSEADWYIGLNATRALTTRHNAQLNCGRVQTPTVAIIATREDEIKHFKAQTYYGIEAQTSDQLKLTWQDAKGNSRSFDKEKVDAIVKKLGNGNATVIDIEKKPKKTFAPGLYDLTELQRDANKIFGYSAKETLNYMQKLYEQHKVLTYPRTDSRFISSDIVGTLSERLKACAVGEYRTLANKILNKPIKTSKSFVDDSKVSDHHAIIPTEGYVNFSAMTDKERKIYDLVVKRFLAVLFPAFEYEQLTLRAKIGDEQFVAKGKTILASGWKEVYENRFDDDDSTEDVKEQLLPRIDKGNTLNVKLIAQTSGQTKPPARFNEATLLSAMENPTKYMETQNKQLADTLKSTGGLGTVATRADIIDKLFNSFLIEKRGKDIHITSKGRQLLDLVPDELKSPTTTAEWEMKLEQIASGKLKKEAFINEMKQHTKTIVAEIKSNDKKYKHDNISTKSCPDCGKPMLEVNGKKGKMLVCQDRECGHRKNVARVTNARCPQCKKKLELHGEGDGQIFVCKCGHREKLSAFEARRKKEGGGKVDKRAVQNYMKQQQKEDEPINNAFADLLKGFKVDK encoded by the coding sequence ATGGCAAAAAGTGTAGTTATTGCGGAAAAACCGTCAGTAGCACGTGATATAGCAAATGTATTGAAATGTACGAAAAAAGGAAATGGCTTTTTAGAAGGCGACAAATATATTGTGACATGGGCGCTCGGACATTTAGTGACATTAGCCGATCCCGAAACGTATGATGTGAAATATAAAACGTGGAATTTAGAAGATCTTCCAATGTTACCTGAACGCATGAAATTAGTCGTAATGAAGCAAACGGGAAAACAATACAATGCCGTGAAAGCTCAGTTAACACGTAATGATGTTAATGAAATTATTGTGGCAACCGATGCAGGACGTGAAGGTGAACTCGTTGCACGTTGGATTATTGAAAAAGCCAATGTAAAAAAACCGATTAAACGTTTATGGATTTCATCCGTAACAGACAAAGCAATTAAAGACGGTTTCGCGAACTTGAAACCCGGTAAAAATTACGAAAATCTATATGCCGCAGCAGTTGCGCGTTCAGAAGCAGACTGGTATATAGGCTTAAATGCCACACGTGCATTAACGACACGTCACAATGCCCAGCTGAACTGTGGCCGTGTACAAACACCGACCGTTGCGATTATTGCAACACGTGAAGATGAAATTAAACATTTCAAAGCCCAAACCTATTACGGCATTGAAGCGCAAACATCTGATCAATTAAAGCTTACTTGGCAAGATGCGAAAGGCAATTCACGTAGTTTTGATAAAGAAAAAGTGGATGCTATCGTCAAAAAATTAGGCAATGGCAACGCAACAGTTATTGACATAGAAAAGAAACCGAAAAAAACATTCGCACCTGGTCTTTATGATTTAACCGAATTACAGCGTGATGCCAATAAAATCTTTGGCTACTCTGCAAAAGAAACATTAAATTATATGCAAAAACTGTATGAACAACACAAAGTTTTAACATACCCTCGTACAGACTCGCGTTTCATTTCATCCGACATTGTAGGCACACTATCTGAGCGCTTAAAAGCATGTGCGGTAGGTGAATATCGTACTTTGGCGAATAAAATCTTAAACAAACCAATCAAAACGTCTAAATCATTCGTCGATGACAGTAAGGTAAGTGATCACCATGCCATAATTCCGACTGAAGGCTATGTCAACTTTTCTGCGATGACGGACAAAGAACGCAAAATCTATGATTTAGTTGTTAAGCGCTTTTTAGCCGTGCTTTTCCCTGCTTTTGAATATGAGCAATTAACATTACGTGCCAAAATCGGTGATGAACAATTTGTCGCGAAAGGCAAAACAATTTTAGCAAGTGGTTGGAAAGAAGTGTATGAAAATCGCTTTGATGATGACGATTCAACCGAAGATGTGAAGGAGCAATTATTGCCGCGCATTGATAAAGGAAATACGTTAAACGTCAAATTAATCGCGCAAACATCAGGTCAAACAAAGCCACCCGCGCGCTTTAATGAGGCCACATTACTTTCTGCAATGGAAAATCCAACGAAATATATGGAAACGCAAAATAAGCAGCTAGCTGATACATTAAAATCAACTGGTGGACTTGGTACCGTTGCGACACGTGCAGATATTATTGATAAACTGTTCAATTCATTCTTAATTGAAAAACGTGGAAAAGATATTCATATTACATCAAAAGGTCGTCAGCTACTCGACCTTGTACCAGATGAATTAAAATCACCTACCACAACAGCCGAATGGGAAATGAAACTGGAGCAAATTGCATCTGGTAAGTTGAAAAAAGAAGCATTCATTAACGAAATGAAGCAGCACACAAAAACGATTGTTGCAGAGATCAAATCGAACGACAAAAAATATAAACACGACAATATCTCAACAAAGTCTTGTCCTGATTGCGGCAAGCCAATGCTTGAAGTGAACGGTAAAAAAGGCAAAATGCTCGTTTGCCAAGACCGTGAATGTGGTCACCGAAAAAATGTGGCACGCGTCACAAACGCACGCTGCCCACAATGTAAGAAAAAACTAGAGCTACATGGC
- a CDS encoding EAL domain-containing protein, translating into MKFSTTIEAKMWNSPKYYMKSLFLKNKSILHLARLFSLKNIITKQKMTTFFQPILDVQSNETFAFEALNRPFRTNLFKNPDIFYEFVGQTNRVFSFECLCRNLSLLRYHERLHQTFPEENFTLFINIHPNILLDKNYQSGETLTLLNSLNIEPEQVVFELTERSAVTDFEEFSRVLSHYRSQGFRIAVDDVGSGYNSLKTLIYLKPEFIKLDRSLIQNINEHPAQQQLLMVILNYAIQSGTKVIAEGIETKEEYEFIQSAGVHYAQGYAIGRPAEKLAHAKSPLIQS; encoded by the coding sequence ATGAAATTTTCAACGACTATTGAAGCAAAAATGTGGAACTCTCCTAAATATTATATGAAATCACTGTTTTTAAAAAATAAATCTATATTGCATTTAGCGCGCTTATTTTCTCTAAAGAATATTATTACCAAGCAAAAAATGACGACTTTTTTCCAACCAATATTGGATGTGCAAAGCAATGAAACATTTGCTTTTGAAGCACTTAATCGCCCTTTTCGTACAAACCTTTTTAAAAATCCAGATATCTTTTACGAATTTGTAGGTCAAACGAATCGTGTTTTTTCATTTGAATGCCTTTGCCGAAATTTATCATTGCTTCGATACCATGAAAGACTTCACCAAACATTCCCCGAAGAAAATTTCACGTTGTTTATAAATATCCATCCAAACATATTACTCGATAAAAATTACCAGAGTGGTGAAACATTGACACTGTTAAATTCTTTAAACATCGAGCCGGAACAAGTGGTGTTTGAGCTAACGGAGCGCAGTGCGGTGACGGATTTTGAAGAGTTTTCACGTGTCCTCTCGCATTATCGTTCGCAAGGCTTTCGAATTGCTGTTGATGATGTCGGCTCTGGCTATAACAGTTTAAAAACGCTTATTTACTTAAAGCCAGAATTTATTAAGCTCGATCGTTCACTTATTCAAAATATTAATGAGCATCCTGCACAGCAACAGCTGTTAATGGTCATTTTAAACTATGCGATTCAGTCTGGAACAAAGGTCATAGCGGAAGGAATTGAAACGAAGGAAGAGTACGAATTTATTCAATCTGCAGGCGTGCATTATGCACAAGGCTATGCAATTGGTCGCCCAGCAGAAAAACTTGCGCACGCAAAAAGCCCACTTATCCAGAGTTAA
- a CDS encoding cupin domain-containing protein: MASNLDYTSPSTQFTFDVNKSLLFKKDNNNFINVLGVQQLNTLENVSLLDIFLSANNVVEPHYHQNAAELVYCISGAATVSILNPFTKQLLNYPITPGQVANIPQGWWHYEVATVDNTHLLAIFDAPTPEVILGSDILKFTPANIMAHTYCMDENLWKQAVAPVQPSTYIGPYTNCNNGTVYTPQQYVYPQYQWPQYTPQNQQITYITQYPQY; this comes from the coding sequence TTGGCTTCAAATTTGGATTACACATCCCCATCAACTCAATTCACTTTTGATGTAAATAAAAGTCTCCTGTTCAAAAAAGATAATAACAACTTTATTAACGTATTAGGTGTACAACAGTTGAATACATTGGAAAATGTATCTTTGCTAGATATTTTCCTAAGTGCTAATAATGTCGTAGAACCGCACTATCACCAAAATGCAGCAGAGTTAGTTTATTGTATTTCTGGTGCTGCTACTGTTTCAATACTGAATCCATTCACAAAACAACTTCTCAATTACCCAATTACACCCGGACAAGTGGCAAATATTCCACAAGGCTGGTGGCATTATGAAGTAGCTACAGTTGATAATACGCATCTTTTAGCAATTTTTGATGCGCCAACTCCTGAAGTAATATTGGGCTCTGACATTTTAAAATTTACTCCCGCAAATATCATGGCTCATACTTATTGCATGGATGAAAATCTATGGAAACAAGCTGTTGCACCAGTTCAACCATCCACATATATAGGTCCATATACAAATTGTAACAATGGAACGGTATACACTCCTCAACAGTATGTATATCCACAATATCAATGGCCGCAATATACTCCGCAAAACCAACAAATTACTTATATTACTCAGTATCCGCAATATTAA
- a CDS encoding aldehyde dehydrogenase family protein — MNQYFSLNKSYINGEWVAGETDRVYNDLNPFDDTVLANISIASKAQLDSAFESANTAQKEWAKNAELRKTVIEKAIAYFKEHQQEIVDVLVTESGSSVLKGNVEVSFVIADLEESLKMIDKVGTVKTVESAIPDKLNKVYRLPLGVIASISPFNFPLYLSMRTIAPALALGNTVVHKADLQTGISGGSVIAKAFEEAGIPAGVFSSILTDIPEIGDTMITHPHSKLISFTGSTGVGKHIGKVAGEMLKRTALELGGNNPFVVLKDADIEQAVKAAIMGKFLHQGQICMSINRIIVHEDLYEEFASKFVERAKQIPYGNPKDPSTIIGPLINHAQIDKVLGYIEEAKAEGNELLLEGQRVGNILTPFIFDNVDNASSLARREFFSPVVSLIKASTDEEAIEIANDTEYGLTSSVFTSDLAIGEEMAVLIEAGMTHVNDQTVNCLSNIPFGGMKGSGMGRFGNPWIIDEFTQAKWVSVQVKPMNYPF; from the coding sequence ATGAATCAATATTTTTCATTAAACAAAAGTTATATTAATGGTGAATGGGTAGCAGGGGAAACTGATCGTGTATATAACGATTTAAACCCATTTGACGATACTGTATTAGCCAATATTTCAATAGCTTCGAAAGCGCAATTGGATTCAGCATTCGAATCAGCAAATACAGCACAAAAAGAATGGGCAAAAAATGCTGAACTTCGTAAAACTGTTATTGAGAAGGCAATTGCCTATTTTAAAGAACATCAACAAGAAATTGTAGATGTATTAGTTACAGAATCTGGTAGTAGTGTGCTTAAAGGTAATGTAGAAGTTAGCTTTGTTATTGCTGATTTAGAAGAATCTTTAAAAATGATTGACAAAGTTGGCACAGTAAAAACAGTAGAATCTGCAATTCCTGACAAATTGAATAAAGTTTATCGCTTACCACTTGGTGTCATTGCATCTATTTCACCTTTTAATTTCCCGCTATATTTATCTATGCGTACTATTGCGCCAGCATTAGCATTAGGGAACACAGTTGTGCATAAAGCAGATCTTCAAACAGGTATTTCAGGCGGTTCTGTTATTGCAAAAGCGTTTGAAGAAGCGGGCATTCCAGCAGGTGTATTCAGTTCAATTCTTACAGATATACCTGAAATCGGAGATACAATGATTACGCATCCGCATTCAAAATTAATTAGCTTCACAGGTTCAACTGGTGTTGGTAAACATATTGGTAAAGTTGCAGGTGAAATGTTGAAACGTACTGCACTAGAACTAGGTGGTAATAACCCATTCGTTGTCTTGAAAGATGCAGATATTGAACAGGCAGTAAAAGCAGCAATCATGGGTAAATTCTTACACCAAGGTCAAATTTGTATGAGTATTAACCGTATTATCGTGCATGAAGATCTATATGAAGAATTCGCTAGCAAGTTTGTAGAACGTGCAAAACAAATTCCATATGGTAATCCAAAAGATCCATCAACAATTATTGGTCCACTGATTAACCATGCACAAATCGATAAAGTATTAGGCTATATTGAAGAGGCAAAAGCGGAAGGCAATGAATTATTATTAGAGGGTCAACGTGTAGGTAATATTTTAACACCATTCATCTTTGATAATGTCGATAATGCTAGTAGTTTAGCACGAAGAGAATTCTTTTCTCCGGTTGTGTCACTTATTAAAGCATCCACTGATGAAGAAGCGATTGAAATTGCTAATGACACGGAGTATGGTTTAACTTCTTCTGTTTTCACAAGTGATTTAGCAATCGGTGAAGAAATGGCAGTGTTAATTGAAGCTGGTATGACACACGTGAATGACCAAACGGTTAACTGCTTATCCAATATTCCGTTTGGCGGTATGAAAGGCAGCGGAATGGGTCGTTTCGGTAACCCATGGATTATTGATGAATTTACACAAGCAAAATGGGTATCTGTTCAAGTAAAACCAATGAACTATCCATTCTAA
- a CDS encoding NAD(P)-dependent alcohol dehydrogenase, with product MKIQAMVTTDGIDFEQQTLVLDEPKSDQVLVKIVATGVCHTDATVLDKSTPVPYPAVLGHEGAGIVEKVGANVTTVQPGDHVVLGFTYCGHCDNCLDGNAGGCENMLPLNFGGKNKHGETPLHTENDQDVSQFFGQSSFATYATVDEGNVVKVDKEIDLRYLGPLGCGIMTGSGTVLNSLAPEPGSSFVIFGTGAVGLAGMMAAKIAGCYPIIAVDIHDSRLELAKELGATHTINSKQGDVTTRIIEITEKGAHYALETTGVPEVTLAGIRSLRVKGEIASVAVGKRDLTLNVFTDIVGPAKTLKGVIEGDAVPQLIIPKLVQFFKNGQFPVDKLVKFYEFNQIEQAFADSKNGSTIKPILVLDKTYNV from the coding sequence ATGAAAATTCAAGCAATGGTAACAACTGATGGTATTGATTTCGAGCAACAAACTTTGGTTTTAGATGAGCCTAAATCTGATCAAGTATTAGTGAAAATAGTTGCAACAGGTGTTTGTCATACGGATGCAACTGTTTTAGATAAATCTACACCTGTTCCTTACCCAGCCGTTCTTGGCCACGAGGGTGCTGGGATTGTAGAAAAAGTTGGGGCAAACGTAACAACAGTTCAACCAGGGGACCATGTTGTACTTGGTTTCACTTACTGCGGTCACTGCGATAATTGCCTAGATGGTAATGCTGGTGGCTGTGAGAACATGCTTCCTCTAAACTTCGGTGGTAAAAATAAACATGGTGAAACACCACTTCACACAGAAAACGATCAAGATGTATCTCAATTCTTCGGACAATCTTCATTCGCTACTTATGCAACAGTTGATGAAGGTAATGTCGTTAAAGTTGATAAAGAAATCGACCTACGCTATCTTGGACCTTTGGGCTGCGGTATCATGACTGGTAGTGGAACAGTATTAAATTCACTAGCACCGGAACCAGGATCAAGCTTTGTTATATTCGGTACTGGTGCTGTAGGCTTAGCAGGTATGATGGCAGCAAAAATTGCTGGATGCTACCCAATCATTGCTGTAGACATTCATGACAGTCGTCTTGAATTAGCAAAAGAGCTAGGTGCAACACACACAATTAACAGTAAGCAAGGAGACGTAACAACACGTATTATTGAAATTACTGAAAAAGGTGCCCACTATGCATTAGAAACTACTGGTGTTCCAGAAGTAACATTAGCTGGCATTCGCTCATTACGTGTAAAAGGTGAAATTGCTTCTGTAGCTGTTGGTAAACGTGACTTAACATTAAACGTGTTCACAGACATCGTTGGTCCTGCAAAAACATTAAAAGGTGTTATTGAAGGCGACGCAGTACCACAATTAATCATTCCAAAATTAGTTCAATTCTTTAAAAATGGCCAATTTCCGGTAGATAAACTGGTGAAATTTTATGAATTTAATCAAATTGAACAAGCATTTGCTGATTCTAAAAACGGTTCAACTATTAAACCTATTTTAGTTTTAGACAAAACTTATAATGTTTAA
- a CDS encoding TetR/AcrR family transcriptional regulator, whose product MEKKEDRRIERTKDQLRQTLKTLVVKNGYTNVRVKDIVETANYNRTTFYVHYDGKDELAAEIIALEMKDFLYEFCKPVRDNPILDLRKMDASGTDVFHYIKKNRSFYDLLVLENTLPNINQTLLTELQGIFQNRMYFLGDQATEINAQYFIHYRSYGIYGFILEWIRSSYDAKPTEMARRIINLLHYHSPLMSKNIKDDESPLQ is encoded by the coding sequence ATGGAAAAGAAAGAAGACCGTCGCATTGAAAGGACTAAGGATCAACTTAGGCAAACATTGAAAACACTTGTGGTAAAGAACGGTTATACGAATGTACGTGTAAAGGACATTGTGGAAACGGCTAACTATAACCGGACGACATTTTATGTGCATTACGATGGCAAGGATGAGCTAGCTGCAGAAATTATTGCTCTCGAAATGAAAGATTTTTTATATGAATTTTGTAAACCAGTTCGAGATAATCCAATATTAGATTTACGTAAAATGGACGCTTCAGGGACGGACGTATTTCATTATATTAAAAAGAATCGAAGCTTTTATGATTTACTTGTGCTTGAAAATACGCTACCAAATATTAATCAAACTTTATTAACAGAACTACAAGGAATATTTCAAAATCGCATGTATTTTTTAGGGGATCAAGCTACTGAAATTAACGCACAGTACTTTATTCATTATCGCTCATATGGGATATATGGATTTATTTTAGAATGGATTCGAAGTAGTTATGATGCAAAACCAACAGAAATGGCGAGGCGGATTATTAATTTGTTACACTATCATTCCCCGCTTATGTCTAAAAACATAAAAGATGATGAATCACCCTTACAATAG
- a CDS encoding putative metalloprotease CJM1_0395 family protein, translating into MKISSLLHGFNPDLEERKRPIQRKIVGDAYKKHAKYTDASKKPILQALENLLSGKTEKDLHKADAAARKETSQSVVEAIVQPEGKNEIDQLKLMEREVVAHESAHKAAGANVTGGISYSHATGPDNQRHITGSEVSIHLPSTGESDSTISLLEKVRQAALAPAEPSVQDLRVAASASTQIQQVRAEQNGDAFEEERVAPFAEEDFAYVVPERFRSDFTRDPQERTVFGKELENLLFQRTYNKAVEKYSSHITMVKLGYNPLIEPTFSQSA; encoded by the coding sequence ATGAAAATTTCGAGCTTATTGCATGGTTTCAATCCTGATTTAGAGGAAAGAAAACGCCCCATCCAGCGTAAAATCGTTGGAGATGCTTATAAAAAGCATGCTAAATATACGGATGCAAGCAAAAAACCAATTCTTCAAGCGCTTGAAAATTTACTATCAGGTAAGACGGAAAAAGACTTGCATAAGGCAGATGCAGCTGCTCGCAAAGAAACTTCGCAATCCGTTGTTGAAGCAATTGTACAACCTGAAGGAAAAAATGAAATCGATCAGTTAAAGCTAATGGAAAGAGAAGTTGTTGCTCATGAAAGTGCGCATAAAGCAGCTGGCGCGAATGTGACAGGTGGTATTAGTTACTCCCACGCAACCGGTCCAGATAATCAACGTCACATTACAGGTAGCGAAGTTTCCATTCACTTGCCAAGTACGGGTGAATCAGATAGTACGATTTCTCTGCTTGAAAAGGTGCGTCAAGCGGCCCTTGCACCTGCTGAGCCGTCCGTGCAGGATTTACGTGTTGCAGCAAGTGCTTCCACGCAAATTCAGCAAGTACGTGCAGAGCAAAATGGCGATGCTTTTGAGGAGGAAAGGGTAGCTCCATTTGCAGAGGAAGACTTTGCATATGTAGTTCCAGAGCGTTTCCGAAGCGATTTTACACGTGATCCACAGGAACGGACGGTTTTCGGAAAAGAGTTAGAAAATCTTTTATTCCAGCGCACGTATAATAAAGCAGTAGAAAAGTATTCATCGCATATTACGATGGTGAAATTGGGATACAACCCTTTAATTGAGCCTACCTTTTCACAATCAGCATAA
- the ybaK gene encoding Cys-tRNA(Pro) deacylase, with product MAKKNVKTNAIRLIEQQKIPHEVFEYTTEDGEAVDGVTAANKIGQPVERVYKTLIATAGKGHFFVFVIPVATELNLKAAAKAVGEKKIEMLATKELLSLTGYIRGGCSPIGMKKLFPTYIDETAESLDYFIVSAGKIGMQLKLAPADLANATKAKFASIIVSE from the coding sequence ATGGCAAAGAAAAATGTGAAAACAAATGCGATTCGATTGATTGAACAGCAAAAGATTCCGCATGAAGTATTTGAGTATACGACAGAAGATGGGGAGGCTGTTGATGGTGTAACTGCTGCCAATAAAATCGGTCAACCCGTCGAACGTGTTTACAAAACGTTAATTGCAACTGCTGGAAAAGGTCATTTTTTTGTATTTGTCATTCCGGTAGCAACTGAGCTTAATTTAAAGGCTGCAGCAAAAGCGGTTGGGGAGAAAAAAATTGAAATGTTGGCCACGAAAGAGCTACTTAGTTTAACGGGCTATATACGTGGTGGCTGCTCACCTATTGGGATGAAAAAGCTGTTCCCAACATATATCGACGAAACAGCCGAGTCACTCGATTATTTCATCGTAAGTGCAGGGAAAATTGGCATGCAGTTAAAGCTCGCGCCAGCCGATTTAGCAAATGCAACGAAAGCCAAGTTTGCTTCAATTATTGTCAGTGAGTAG
- a CDS encoding YitT family protein gives MSKKLKWQWGCFFVGLMVMSLGITMTIKGKAIGTSPWDVLHIGLFKQFGLTIGLWSILTGLFIICVTSLYLKQFPKLATLLNMILIGSFIDFFNWLLPSTTMFGFELLYFITGFFVMSIGCGLYIAASLGAGPRDTVMMIIASKGFSVKTGRTIMEVIAASCGLLLGGPVGFGTVILALGTGYIIQPALIYFKQKLEQIIGEPLI, from the coding sequence GTGTCAAAGAAATTAAAATGGCAATGGGGATGCTTCTTTGTTGGATTGATGGTCATGTCGCTTGGTATTACAATGACCATCAAAGGAAAGGCAATTGGAACAAGTCCGTGGGATGTCTTACATATTGGTTTATTTAAACAATTCGGCTTAACAATTGGTTTGTGGTCGATTTTAACAGGACTATTTATCATTTGTGTCACTTCCCTTTATTTAAAGCAATTCCCAAAATTAGCGACGCTTTTAAATATGATTTTAATCGGTTCGTTTATTGATTTTTTTAACTGGTTATTGCCATCAACAACAATGTTTGGATTTGAATTACTGTATTTTATTACTGGATTTTTTGTAATGAGCATAGGCTGTGGGCTATATATTGCTGCAAGTCTGGGTGCTGGTCCACGCGATACGGTCATGATGATTATCGCGAGCAAAGGATTTTCGGTTAAAACAGGACGCACCATTATGGAAGTCATTGCAGCAAGTTGCGGTTTGTTGCTCGGTGGTCCAGTAGGATTTGGAACTGTTATTTTAGCATTAGGTACAGGCTATATTATTCAGCCCGCATTAATTTATTTTAAACAGAAGCTCGAACAAATTATTGGGGAACCACTCATATAG
- a CDS encoding glycine C-acetyltransferase yields MSNVLTTFLDENLNVLRSQGLYNEIDPVEGANGPIIQVRGQQLINLSSNNYLGLATSDELKQIAKKTIDTYGVGAGAVRTINGTLDLHVKLEETLAKFKGTEAAISYQSGFNCNMAAISAVMDKNDAILSDELNHASIIDGCRLSKAKIIPFAHADMDDLRAKAKAAKESGLYNKVMVITDGVFSMDGDIAKLPEIVEIAKEFDLITYVDDAHGSGVTGKGAGTVKHFGLQNEIDFQIGTLSKAIGVVGGYVAGKKNLIDWLKVRSRPFLFSTALPPGDVAAITRAVEIIMESTELHDQLWENGHYLKAGLAKLGFNIGASETPITPCIIGDENLTQTFSKRLSEEGVYAKSIVFPTVAKGTGRVRNMPTAAHTKEMLDDALVIYEKVGRELGVIK; encoded by the coding sequence ATGTCAAACGTATTAACGACATTTTTAGATGAAAATTTAAATGTATTACGCTCGCAAGGTTTATACAATGAAATCGATCCTGTTGAAGGTGCAAATGGTCCTATCATTCAAGTGCGCGGTCAGCAACTAATCAATTTATCATCAAATAACTATTTAGGCTTAGCAACAAGTGATGAGCTAAAGCAAATTGCCAAAAAAACAATCGATACATATGGTGTCGGTGCAGGTGCGGTTCGTACAATTAACGGGACACTTGATTTACATGTAAAGCTTGAAGAAACATTAGCGAAATTTAAAGGTACAGAAGCAGCTATTAGTTATCAATCAGGCTTCAACTGCAATATGGCGGCAATTTCTGCGGTAATGGATAAAAATGATGCGATTTTATCGGATGAATTAAACCACGCTTCAATTATTGACGGCTGCCGTTTATCAAAAGCAAAGATTATTCCTTTTGCCCATGCGGATATGGATGATCTACGCGCAAAAGCAAAGGCAGCAAAGGAATCAGGTCTTTACAATAAAGTAATGGTCATTACAGATGGCGTCTTTTCAATGGATGGCGATATTGCGAAACTGCCGGAAATTGTAGAAATCGCAAAAGAATTTGATTTAATTACGTATGTAGATGATGCACATGGTTCGGGTGTAACAGGTAAAGGCGCCGGAACAGTGAAGCATTTTGGGCTTCAAAACGAAATTGATTTCCAAATCGGCACGTTGTCAAAAGCAATTGGTGTTGTTGGGGGCTATGTAGCGGGTAAGAAAAATTTGATTGACTGGTTAAAAGTTCGCTCTCGTCCATTTTTATTCTCAACAGCGTTACCACCAGGCGATGTTGCAGCGATTACGCGTGCGGTAGAAATAATTATGGAATCTACAGAGTTACATGATCAGCTTTGGGAAAACGGTCATTATTTAAAAGCGGGTCTTGCCAAATTAGGTTTCAATATTGGGGCATCTGAAACACCGATTACACCGTGTATTATTGGGGATGAAAACTTAACACAAACATTCTCAAAACGTCTATCTGAAGAGGGCGTTTATGCAAAATCAATCGTTTTCCCAACAGTTGCAAAAGGCACAGGTCGCGTACGCAACATGCCAACTGCAGCCCATACAAAAGAAATGCTAGATGACGCACTTGTTATATATGAAAAAGTAGGTCGTGAGTTAGGCGTAATTAAATAA